The DNA sequence CACAGAGACCTCACAGACCGTTCTGCGAGCTGGCCAAGTCGGttatatcttcttcaatcccGGTATGAAACGGAGTCAGGAAGCTAAGATTGGCGATACCTACACCAAGGTTGGTTCAGAGAAAGCTGTGGAGCCTCTTCCGGGGTTCGAAGAACCCAAGGCGATGGTTTTCGTAGCCGCGTATCCCGTGGATGCAGACCATTTCGAGCACCTGGAGGATAGCATCAATCAGCTTATGCTCAATGACAGAAGCATCACAGTGCAGAAGGAATCTTCCGAAGCTTTGGGTGCAGGTTTCAGACTTGGATTCTTAGGAACTCTCCACTGTTCCGTCTTTGAGGATCGTTTGCGCCAGGAGCACGGCgccagcatcatcatcacgcCCCCTTCCGTGCCGGTAAAGGTAATGTGGAAAGATGGCCGCGAAGAGATTGTTACTAGCCCCGCTCGCTTCCccgaggaggatgatctGCGATCTAAGGTAGCAGAGATCCATGAGCCTTACGTGCTTGCCACCTTAACTTTCCCCGATGAGTACCTTGGAAAGGTGATCGAACTGTGTGAAGCGAACCGTGGCGTACAGCAAACCCTTGAATACTTTACGTCGACTCAAGTCATTCTCAAGTATGAACTGCCTCTGGCACAACTGGTCGACGATTTCTTCGGAAAGCTTAAAGGATCCACCAAAGGTTACGCTACGCTGGATTACGAGGAGTCTGCTTGGCAGCCGAGCAACATCGTGAAACTGCAACTGTTGGTTAATAAAGCCCCCGTGGATGCTGTCGCGCGAGTCGTCCACTATAGCCAAATAGAACGACTGGGAAGGAAATGGGTGACAAAGTTCAAGCAGCATGTCGACCGACAGCTCTTTGAGGTGGTCATCCAAGCTGCTGTCGGACGCAAAGTCATTGCAAGAGAGACTGTGAAGCCGTATCGGAAAGATGTCCTGGCCAAGCTCCATGCAAGTGATGTCAGTCGACGGAGGAAGCTCCtggagaaacagaaaga is a window from the Aspergillus oryzae RIB40 DNA, chromosome 6 genome containing:
- a CDS encoding GTPase GUF1 (elongation factor-type GTP-binding protein) translates to MRGCLQLARWLSAGPKCPAASLPKAPSGLYNTIRSFTSSAQLASRARAASKPASDLETRIAQIPIDRYRNFCIVAHVDHGKSTLSDRLLELTGTIQPGSNKQVLDKLDVERERGITVKAQTCTMIYNHNGEDYLLHLVDTPGHVDFRAEVSRSYASCGGALLLVDASQGIQAQTVANFYLAFAQGLELIPVINKVDLPSAEPEKALQQMKTSFELDTENAVMVSAKTGLNVEQLLPTVVEKIPAPVGDTQKPLRMLLVDSWYDSYKGVICLVRIFDGEVRAGDQLVSFATGIKYYVGEVGIMYPTETSQTVLRAGQVGYIFFNPGMKRSQEAKIGDTYTKVGSEKAVEPLPGFEEPKAMVFVAAYPVDADHFEHLEDSINQLMLNDRSITVQKESSEALGAGFRLGFLGTLHCSVFEDRLRQEHGASIIITPPSVPVKVMWKDGREEIVTSPARFPEEDDLRSKVAEIHEPYVLATLTFPDEYLGKVIELCEANRGVQQTLEYFTSTQVILKYELPLAQLVDDFFGKLKGSTKGYATLDYEESAWQPSNIVKLQLLVNKAPVDAVARVVHYSQIERLGRKWVTKFKQHVDRQLFEVVIQAAVGRKVIARETVKPYRKDVLAKLHASDVSRRRKLLEKQKEGRKRLRAVGNVVIEQKAFQNFLAK